From the Juglans microcarpa x Juglans regia isolate MS1-56 chromosome 7D, Jm3101_v1.0, whole genome shotgun sequence genome, the window TGGTGATCTGTCCCTGGCATGAAATCCTGCCGTCCGTTAAATCTGGcttctctctatatatacatatctcaCTCCCGACCTCCTTCCTCACACCCCAAGCTCCAGCTTGATCAAAATCTCTCCACTTTTCATTACCTCTAtccagttctttctttctttctcattctGATCGGATCTCGTTTTGCACTTTTATATGCGTGATAGTACTTCGACAGCGTGCATCAATGGCTAATTGCTTCAATGCCTGGAACAAGGTTAGTAGAATAACATCATGTAAATTAACAATCTTCcatgcatgaaaatgtatcCGTAATGGTTTGCTTTAATGTTTGAGACAAGCTTCGTGAAACATGTATACTTTTCACGAAAATGTATACAAAGTTACAATCGCGAAACTGATCTCTTTGTCCAATTCCATTAATCATTAATATCTTGGATTAGCAAGCTTTTCATCAaatggtgtatatatatgtatgtatgtacgtatgtatcaGAAACACTCAATGGGTCttagttttgttaaaagtttatTGTTTTGGCTAACCTTTCTCATCATATTCACTGTTCATTCTTTGGGATTTACATTCAAGATCCCGTACATATTGATGAATATGACATGATTATAGTTAGATAAACAAGAAATTGTATTATTAGGCCAGGCATATATGCTGATGATCATTTTGGACTCACTTGCACGTGGCATTAATACTCGACATGAGTAATTTATTAGCTTGcaagaatattaaatacaaacaaataaatttccTCGTTCCATATTTCTGGTACGATGACATTCATCAATGCGCTAGCTTGCTTATCTTTGACTTTTGAGCgcgttcaagttcatgtttgtTCAAGATCATATTCGATCCTTGATCTTCGAATCCTTCTCTTTTTTGGTAGGAATGTGATTTGTGACTCAACATGATATATCACTAAAAGATGTATTTTTATCTGCTGGAACTTTCAGGCCGGTGGCGTGGATAGAGAGGTGAAAAGGGGGCAAGAGATTTGTACACTTGATGGAACCGTTGATCGGCACGGCCGCCGTGCAGTCCGAGGGAGAACTGGTTCTTGGGTTGCTGGAATTTTGATCCTAGGTACGTAAATCTTTTATACTAGAGCTAAAGCGCagtaacatataatattacataGTTTTATTTGTGTCGGGATAATGCACGACAAATTGGTGAAAGCAATGTTCAAACTTATCTGATTTCATGTTAATCGGTGCTTTAACATGATATAATTGAAgtctttaattttatgttaaggTTTATGTTGATCactttgtaattaattttttgttttaatttgagAGAAACGAAACTCAAACGTGagaaaattcatataatttaatctTGTTTTTCCTTCAGTCAATCAGTAATATTTATCAATTAGTAGTATCACCATCCCATCCTTGCCATATAATTTTGCCTATGATCAGTTTAATCATTAATGGCAGGTATTTCTAACAACCGgtgaaatttataatatatatatatatatatctcactgattgatattttgatttattgaaAATGTCTCAGTGAATCAAGGGCTGGCTACGTTGGCATTCTTCGGGGTAGGAGTTAACTTGGTTCTGTTTTTGACGAGGGTGTTGGGTCAAGACAACGCTGAAGCAGCCAACAATGTTAGCAAATGGACAGGAACGGTTTACCTATTCTCTCTTGTCGGTGCCTTCCTTAGTGACTCTTACTTGGGAAGGTACAAGAGTTGTGCCATCTTCCAATCCATCTTCGTCCTCGTAAGTTGACACCATTTAATAAGCGATTTCTAAGAGTGTGTAGATCTTCGAGCTGATCGGAACGAGAGTAAAGTGTAAAATTAGGATTTGAGCTCAAGATTTTTATTATGTTCTGATATcatgttaaattattattttatttagagaaatgatagttgcagttgtAAATGCATAAGCGCCgcgcaatcattttgaaaaaagtgaaaaaatacgagattcacataaaaaaaaattaattttttaatagtagactactatttttgaaaataactGCACAATGCTTGCATACTCCACGACtacatgtaacattactcttttatttaagGCTCGTTTAGACAGTGAAATGatatggttttaaatgagttaaataaattattattaaaatattattttttaatattattattattttgagatttgaaaaagttaaattgtttaatattttgtgtaaaaatttaagaaattttaatgatgaaatgagatgagattgtttctctacccaaacaagccctaaagtTTAGAGTTATGAGAATATGtaaattaaatcatttaattatattctaaagcTGTTCATATCATACTTATGGGTTCAAATTATATGGCAGGGCCTTGTATCACTGTCACTATCAACATACATATTCTTACTCGAGCCTAGAGGCTGTGGTAGTGAACAATCTCCTTGTGGATCCCATTCAGGCTTCCATATGGCTTTGTTCTACCTCTCCATATACCTAATTGCCCTTGGAAATGGAGGGTACCAACCTAACATAGCAACATTTGGGGCAGATCAGTTTGATGAAGAGGATCCTAGTGAAGGGTACTCTAAAATAGCCTTCTTTAGCTACTTCTACTTGGCTCTGAACCTGGGTTCTCTCTTTTCAAACACTGTTCTGGGCTATTTTGAGGATGAAGGAATGTGGGCACTTGGATTTTGGGCATCAGCTGCCTCTGCAGCTCTGGCACTGGTCTTGTTTCTTTGTGGCACCCCAAGGTACAGGCATTTTAAACCTAAAGGCAATCCTCTCTCTAGGTGTTGCCAAGTGCTGGTCGCTGCCACAAGAAAATGGAAGGTTGAGATGATGCCAAGTGGAGAAGGTTTGTTTGAGTTAGAAGTAAAGGAAAACTCCCAGAACTGGGATAGAAAGATACTCCACACTCGAGGCTTCAAGTAAGTTCATATCCTTGAAAATTTTCCAGTGATTCATGCTTGAATATCTTGAGCTTCAagataaaaatactaaatgatatttgtactcATTCATATCAGATTCTTGGATAGAGCAGCAGTTATCACTTCAGAGGACTTCCACCAGATGGACAAGGAAACTTACAATCCATGGTGTCTTTGCACTGTGACACAAGTTGAAGAGCTGAAATGTGTCTTAAGACTCCTCCCAATTTGGCTCTGCACGATTCTCTATTCAGTAGTTTTCACCCAAATGGCATCCCTATTTGTGGAACAAGGCGCTGCCATGAAAACCACCATTTCGAGCTTCCACATTCCTCCTGCAAGCATGTCCAGCTTTGACATCCTCAGTGTAGCAGCTTTCATATTCATTTACAGGCGGGTTCTTGACCCTCTTCTTGCCGCCAGAAAAAACAATTCTAAAGGATTAACAGAGCTTCAGAGGATGGGAATTGGTCTTGTTATAGCAATTTTGGCAATGGTTGCAGCCGGGGTTGTAGAGTTGTTCAGGTTAAAGTATGCAAAAACAGACTGCACCAACTGTGAAGGCTCAAGTTCTATGAGCATATTTTGGCAAACGCCTCAGTATGTGCTTATAGGAGCATCTGAGGTTTTCATGTATGTTGGCCAGCTAGAATTCTTCAACGGGCAAGCTCCTGATGGATTAAAGAGCTTTGGAAGCGCTCTCTGCATGACATCCATATCACTAGGAAACTATGTGAGTAGTTTGCTTGTGACAATTGTCATGAAAATCTCAACCAGAGATGACATGCCTGGTTGGATTCCTGGAAACCTTAACAAAGGACATCTAGACCTGTTCTTCTTCCTTTTAGCAGTTTTGACAACAGCTGATCTCGTGGTCTACATTATAAGCGCTAAGTGGTACAAGTATATCAAGTTTGAAGGAAAGAGTGGAGACAAGAATGCCAATGAACAGGCTTAGCTTTGAGTGGTATAATCAAGCTGTGGTAATTGCCAATATTTTGGTGAATTATGTGTAAAAATCCAAGTCATAAAAGTATCATTGTATAGGAGAGTGACTTTTGCGATGATACTAGAGAAATGCGTTGATTTTTCATTTCTCTTAGTTGAGCTCAGGGTGTTGTAAGAACATGTAATATGATGTGCTCTTGAATGGGAGATCTCTGTCCTTTGCTTTGCATTTTGGACTTCTCATTCTGTTTTCTGCCATTATAGCAAatagttattctattttcaagttgATGCGTAAAACACACCATCTatatttgtaagatttaaattttaaaatttatctttcaaatcaaattatatcatgtaaatattttattacgtAATCTTTATGCACCGcttgagaatgaaatatttctatAGCAAATATTGAATTTacattcttacacaaaataattaaaattttcttgctCGTTTGAGCAAAAGAGGGAAGGGAGTCATGGCCAGCAAATTACCTGCATTTTATGAAGTTGGATTTTTTAAGGTAAAAAATTAACGAATTATGATGGAGATATTATCTAAATCAAAGTTGAGGATTGAATATAGAGAGATCGATTATCGACATAAAATTCATaccatttaaaattttgatattaaataGTATTAAATCTTACGGATATATGCTATAAATTTTGTGATATTTGTCGCTATTTACTacttttatttgaataattctattaaaaagTTTTTGCTCTATGCATAAATATTTCATGCATATAatctaatttgaaaaaataaattttaattttttaagcatacaccatttttaatatttttaggatTAGTTTGGATTGaggaatgagataagatgattttagatgaaaaataaaaattgaaaaaaatattattaaaatattagttgttaatattattattattttgatatttaaaaaaattaaattaaaatttaaaaaaattatattatttattatattttatataaaaatttaaaaaatttatacgaaaatatgagatgagacgagatagGCACTATTATTCCTTGTTCTTGATCTCGGAGTCGCCGCCTCTCAGCAGCTCTCTCGAAAATTTGGTCTCTGCGACTTCCTACAACCACCATGTGGAGGAGCTCACGGAGCTTCTCATCCAAACTCCTCCTCCGCTCTTCCTCGCCAAATCCTCGCGATCCTATCGCCTCCTCATCTATCATTTCCACCTCATATGGGGTGGTTCGGAACCCGCACCTCTACTCATCGTCTATTCCCGCCTCCTCTTCTTTGGCCTCAGATTCCTTCAAACTAGGGTTTCCCCAACCCGGTGGGGCCCGAGCCTTCTCGGCCACGGCCGTCGATCTCTCTTCTCTGGCCTCTGCATCGGCGTCTAGAGCCAGGCAAGTCGCCGGCCTAGCCAGCCATTACGCTCGCTGCTACTGGGAGCTCTCCAAAGCTCGCCTCAGGTAACCATTTATCGAGACTCTACTTTTTTCCTGTTTCATATGATTTCACTGCGTTTGAATCTTCTTCTTGTCATAGATGTATTactagatttatatttttaggagTAGGAAAAGATAATTATCACGTGATAGTAATCTTGCTTTTAAAGTTTCATTATTTGAAattagatgaagatgaagagtcGGAATTGATGTAGTGGTTTCTAGGTGGAGAGTTGATGTTAACGTGATTTCCTTAACCTCATTGTGACGCTTGGAAAATCTAGGTGTGATTACCTAAGCGTGAAGGATCTTTTGAAGAAGTCTAATTGAGCGCTTTCTTTCTTGATGATCCTGCATCGAATTGGTATCAAGGTTGTCTCGAGTGGTAAGAGCCTTCGTCTGGGGATAGGTTTCCCTTAGGTTTAAGTTTGAATATAAACAATTTCTAGGAGCCACTTCCCCTCAGTGTAGAGCTGATGATTTACCTAAACTGTGAGATGTGGGCACGTTACATGGGTCTGGGGATTAACGGGGCAAAAGACAATATTGCATTTGCAACTCCAAAACTcttcatcataaaaaaagagGTATCAAAACCCTCAATAACTCCGTCCTGCATCTTATCATTATGGTGCCCCGAATTCACGACTGTTTTACAATTTACAATCTGATTGGTGTATGGATTCTGATAAGAAATTGAGTTTGTCTATTTAGGAATATTAGCCAATGTGGGACTGGTAGTGAGGGCTTTGTActaagtgcatgtttgggattgcggAGAGAAATATAGCTTATTGCTTTAGGActtatagcttataacttatagctcgtgtacttgggctatgcctgtTCATATCAGTAtaatcttttacttataaaataaaaaaagtaatgagttctattattaaaaagttttttacTGTTTGGTAACTATATGTTTAAAGCATTTTCCAACATGTTATATtcatttggaaacaaattaaaaaagtattttctgatGTAGAAATtacgattatttgaatttttaaaaattatgaccatatcCTTGAAAGTTTGATGTtgggtttggatagacagttcagatgagatgggatgagatgttttgaatagtagtttaataaaatattgttagatttaattttttagtattatttttattttgatatttgaaaaagttgaattgtttattatatttttgtatagaaatttgggaaagttgtaatgatgagatgaaatga encodes:
- the LOC121239201 gene encoding protein NRT1/ PTR FAMILY 7.3-like is translated as MANCFNAWNKGGVDREVKRGQEICTLDGTVDRHGRRAVRGRTGSWVAGILILVNQGLATLAFFGVGVNLVLFLTRVLGQDNAEAANNVSKWTGTVYLFSLVGAFLSDSYLGRYKSCAIFQSIFVLGLVSLSLSTYIFLLEPRGCGSEQSPCGSHSGFHMALFYLSIYLIALGNGGYQPNIATFGADQFDEEDPSEGYSKIAFFSYFYLALNLGSLFSNTVLGYFEDEGMWALGFWASAASAALALVLFLCGTPRYRHFKPKGNPLSRCCQVLVAATRKWKVEMMPSGEGLFELEVKENSQNWDRKILHTRGFKFLDRAAVITSEDFHQMDKETYNPWCLCTVTQVEELKCVLRLLPIWLCTILYSVVFTQMASLFVEQGAAMKTTISSFHIPPASMSSFDILSVAAFIFIYRRVLDPLLAARKNNSKGLTELQRMGIGLVIAILAMVAAGVVELFRLKYAKTDCTNCEGSSSMSIFWQTPQYVLIGASEVFMYVGQLEFFNGQAPDGLKSFGSALCMTSISLGNYVSSLLVTIVMKISTRDDMPGWIPGNLNKGHLDLFFFLLAVLTTADLVVYIISAKWYKYIKFEGKSGDKNANEQA